AGAAGAAGCCAACGAAGGAACAGACGACGACTTCATTCTTCTTCGTCCTCCGCCATTTCGGACTCGTTTTCGACgactctctccttcttcttcttcttcttcttctctctctctctcccctccttcTGCGAACCATCACGGAAACGTTCTTGAGTTATGACGCTTGTATAAGTCTCTGTGTGCATCGGAGGAGTCAGTCGAGGTTGCAAACATCCCGAGTTTGCTCGTTTCGTCTCTCGAGAGCTCGAGTATTCAAATTTGTCAAGCTTTCAACCTTGAGAAAGGTGAGTTTCCGTTTATTAAATGGGAATTTCCATTTGGGTCCTGTTTGATTATTCCCTATGTGCCGATACTGGGCTTATGTCCATCTGGGTCTTCTTCTGATCATTGTTTTACGATAGTCGAGATTAGCAACTTTCGTAAAAATTCAAGCTTTGTGCTTTATTCTTGCTTTGCTTGTAGCAATTCGTGGGATTGGTGATCGTCTCCACAGATAAGAATCTCTTCTTTCATCTGGCTTTTGGTGCTTCTTTTCATGCTGTCTGGATCTTTAAAAGGAAGTGACTTTGTAGATCATAAGCGTCGTTGACCTCATCTTTTCTGAGGCAAATTGTTTCGGAAGCAATTTTTGTCGGATACAAGGAAGCGGTGTTTGCTCTGTTTAAGTTACCTGAAACTCTGGTGAATATACGCTGATAAAGTTCACGCTCTGTTTTTTTTCATCAGAGAAAACTGAGGGCCAAATTTGTAAAACTGATTCTTGGTTGGTTGAAGATACCAAATATTCTTAGTGCCTTTACTCTTTGGTTTCCCAGAAAGATTACGGGAGGAACTTGTATGCTTGATGGGTTTCGGAATCTGAATTGAATCCGCTCGTCCTTCCCTCATCCAAATTATTAgcaaaaccttttctttttcgatcTTTGACTTAattttcccctgttttttttttttttatgtttcatgGTAACCTTTCATTCATGGAGGTGTCTAGATGTTTAAGTTTGAATTGGACAAGTAAAAAGCAAGTTTAAATGGAGAATCAAGCCACAACCATATGGAGCAAATTCATATTGCATTTGCTTTCCGATTGGATGCTTAAGACTTTTCTCATACCTTGCTTTGTGTTTAATTGAAGGGTTTGGCTTTCTGTGCATCTCATGCCTGCGTATTAAGATATTGTACTCTTCTTTCTGTCACATTTCTTATTCTCTACTAGAGAAGATAAATTGTCTGTCTCACCGATTTACGGAGCCTTTTTGTGTTAAGTTGTTTTGATTTGAGGAGTAAGCCAAGGTTTTTGAGACGTGAAGTGCACGTCATGATTTTTGTTGGCTCATTGATTTGCCGCTTGTTTATTGAGCAATGGTTCTTTCAAGagaaagttgttcctcccacTCTTTCCTTTAatgttcttttttccccccttttatcTTTTCCGCAATCTTTACTTTGATTATGACGGCCATCAATTTTTGCTGGTTTGTTAATCCCTCACAGGTATAAGTTGTATTCTGCTAGCTGCAGTAAGTAATTTTTGCTTCAATCAAGTTCTAAGTTTGCCTAGATCCCATGAGTAATCTCAAGCTTGGCGTGGAGGTCGTGAGTGCGCATGATCTTGTTCCCAAAGACGGGCAAGACTCTTCCGGTGTTTATGTGGAGCTCCAATTTGAGGGTCAAAAATTTCGCACCACTCTGAAAGAGAAAGATCTCAGTCCAGTCTGGAATGAAAGCTTCTACTTCAACGTCACCAACCCTAGCAACCTCCGCGACCTTACCCTTAATGCCTACGTCTACAGCCTCAATAAAGCCACCGACAAGAAGTCCTTCCTTGGAAAAGTTTCCCTTACTGGGACATCATTCGTGCCATACTCGGATGCTGTCGTCCTCCATTACCCCCttgaaaaacaaagaatttGGTCACGGGTGAAGGGAGAGCTCGGTTTGAAAGTTTTCATAACAGATGATTCTTACATGAGCTCCTCAAATCCAATGCAGACAATGCAATCCACCATGAATGTCGACCCACGTTCAGCTGAACCAATTCCAAACCCCTTCTCCGATGGAAGAGCCGAGTCAAGGCGGACTTTCCGTCACCTTCCAAATCCGGACCGCCGAAAACAAAATGACGACGCTTCTGCTGCAGGCTCCCTGCCAAAACCAAACTTGGGGTCTTACGAGATGAGATCCGGACCACAGCCTCCAAATGTAGTCCACACTTATGGGGGCCCATCGCCAATGCAACCAGGGGAATATTCATTGAAAGAAACAAGCCCCCATCTTGGCGGTGGCCGAATTGTTGGAGGGCGAGTAATACCTGCTGAGAGGCCGAACAATACCTATGATCTTGTTGAAAAGATGCAATACCTCTTTGTTCGAGTCGTGAAAGCCCGTGATCTTCCTACTAAGGACGTAACGGGAAGCCTCGATCCATATGTGGAAGTTAGAGTGGGGAACTATAAAGGAACTACAAAGTATtttgaaaagaataaaaaccCAGAGTGGAATGAGGTGTttgcatttgccaaggatcaggTTCAGACATCTGCGCTCGAGGTTGTGGTCAAGGACAAAGATCTTGTAATGGATGACTTCGTGGGTTTGGTTCGCTTGGATCTTTACGATATTCCCACTAGAGTTCCACCTGACAGCCCGTTGGCTCCTGAATGGTATAGGCTTGAAGAGATGAAtggggagaagaggaagaaagggGAACTGATGCTTGCTGTTTGGTATGGCACACAGGCAGATGAAGCTTTCCCTGATGCTTGGCACTCAGACGCTACTTCTGCAACTGATCCTTCTTCAGCTATTTATGGCCATACTCGTGGCAAGGTCTACCACTCGCCTAAATTGTGGTACGTGCGTGTTGTCGTACTTGAGGCACAAGATCTGCTTGTGTCAGACAAGAGCCGGTTCCCTGATGCATATGTTAGGGTACAGATAGGTAATCAGGTGTTCAAGACAAAACCGGTTCATTCTCGGAATATGAATCCTGTATGGAGGGAGGAAATGCTGTTTGTTGCTGCTGAGCCCTTTGAAGATCATTTGATTCTTTCAGTTGAAGACCGTTTAGCTCCCAATAAGGAGGAAACCATTGGGAAAGTTATTGTACCACTGAGCCAAGTCTACAGGCGTGCCGATGACAAGATTGTGCGTAGCCGCTGGTTCAACcttgaaaagtcaacatcgGCTGCTATGGATGTGGATGCAGGAAAGAAGGACAAGTTCTACAGCAGATTGCATCTGCAAGTCTGCCTTGAAGGAGGGTATCATGTGCTTGATGAGTCCACATATTACAGCACTGACCTCAGACCGACTGCAAAGCCACTGTGGAAGAATTCCATAGGGGTCTTGGAACTTGGGATTATCAATGCCGAGGGACTCCACCCGATGAAGACGAAAGACGGTAAGGGTACATCAGACACTTATTGTGTAGCAAAGTACGGCCAAAAGTGGGTGCGAACTAGGACTATAATCGACAGCCTGAGTCCCAAATACAATGAGCAGTACACATGGGAAGTTTATGATCCAGCAACTGTTCTAGTTGTGGGAGTGTTCGACAATAGTCAGATAAATGGAGGCTCAAGCAGTAACAAAGATGTTAAGATTGGGAAGGTTCGGATTCGGCTATCTACTCTCGAGACTGGTCGTGTGTATACACACTCCTATCCGCTTCTGGCACTTCACTCTTCTGGGGTAAAAAAAATGGGTGAGGTACATTTGGCGATAAGATTTTCTTGCACGTCACTCATCAATATGATGTACATATACTCTCGGCCACTTCTACCGAAGATGCACTATGTAAGGCCGTTGACCCCAATGCAGCAGGACTTATTGCGTCACCAAGCGGTCAACTTGGTGGCGGCTCGTCTTAGTCGGGCTGAGCCTCCCCTCAAGAGAGAAGTAGTTGAATACATGTCTGATGCACACTCTCATTTATGGAGCATGAGACGGAGCAAGGCAAACTTTTTTAGGCTGATGTCAGTTTTCTCAGGATTATTTGCTTTCGGGAAATGGTTTGGGGAGGTGTGCAAATGGAAAAGCCCTGTGACAACCATCCTTGCGCATGTTCTCTTTGGGATGCTCGTGCTGTTTCCAGAGTTGATCTTGCCGACTGTTTTCTTGTACATGTTCGTAATAGGTCTTTGGAATTACCGGTATCGGCCTAGATATCCCCCTCATATGAACACTAGAATATCTTATGCGGATGCTGTTCATCCAGATGAGCTCGACGAAGAATTTGACACGTTTCCGACCACTCGCAGCCCGGACACAGTTCGATACCGCTATGATCGTTTGAGGAGTGTCGCAGGAAAGGTTCAGTCGGTTGTAGGTGATCTTGCAAGCCAAGGCGAGCGAATCCAAGCCCTGTTGAGCTGGCGAGACCCACGCGCCACAGTCATCTTCATTCTATTTTGTCTTGTGGCTGCAATCGTGTCGTATGCAACACC
The sequence above is drawn from the Rhodamnia argentea isolate NSW1041297 chromosome 9, ASM2092103v1, whole genome shotgun sequence genome and encodes:
- the LOC115748548 gene encoding FT-interacting protein 7-like, whose translation is MSNLKLGVEVVSAHDLVPKDGQDSSGVYVELQFEGQKFRTTLKEKDLSPVWNESFYFNVTNPSNLRDLTLNAYVYSLNKATDKKSFLGKVSLTGTSFVPYSDAVVLHYPLEKQRIWSRVKGELGLKVFITDDSYMSSSNPMQTMQSTMNVDPRSAEPIPNPFSDGRAESRRTFRHLPNPDRRKQNDDASAAGSLPKPNLGSYEMRSGPQPPNVVHTYGGPSPMQPGEYSLKETSPHLGGGRIVGGRVIPAERPNNTYDLVEKMQYLFVRVVKARDLPTKDVTGSLDPYVEVRVGNYKGTTKYFEKNKNPEWNEVFAFAKDQVQTSALEVVVKDKDLVMDDFVGLVRLDLYDIPTRVPPDSPLAPEWYRLEEMNGEKRKKGELMLAVWYGTQADEAFPDAWHSDATSATDPSSAIYGHTRGKVYHSPKLWYVRVVVLEAQDLLVSDKSRFPDAYVRVQIGNQVFKTKPVHSRNMNPVWREEMLFVAAEPFEDHLILSVEDRLAPNKEETIGKVIVPLSQVYRRADDKIVRSRWFNLEKSTSAAMDVDAGKKDKFYSRLHLQVCLEGGYHVLDESTYYSTDLRPTAKPLWKNSIGVLELGIINAEGLHPMKTKDGKGTSDTYCVAKYGQKWVRTRTIIDSLSPKYNEQYTWEVYDPATVLVVGVFDNSQINGGSSSNKDVKIGKVRIRLSTLETGRVYTHSYPLLALHSSGVKKMGEVHLAIRFSCTSLINMMYIYSRPLLPKMHYVRPLTPMQQDLLRHQAVNLVAARLSRAEPPLKREVVEYMSDAHSHLWSMRRSKANFFRLMSVFSGLFAFGKWFGEVCKWKSPVTTILAHVLFGMLVLFPELILPTVFLYMFVIGLWNYRYRPRYPPHMNTRISYADAVHPDELDEEFDTFPTTRSPDTVRYRYDRLRSVAGKVQSVVGDLASQGERIQALLSWRDPRATVIFILFCLVAAIVSYATPFQVVALSIGAYVMRHPKLRHKVPSAPTNFFKRLPAQTDSML